The window TGTTGATTTAGCAGATGGCCACATAGCCGCATTGAATAAACTAGAGGATCCTAAAATAGGTACTTTTCGTGTTTCATCATCTGGTTCTATATTAAGTGTATTGGCTTTGTTAAACTCTGCCAGTAGCAATGGTTGGGAACTGATCTTCGATTTACTAGAAtccagttttatttatttatttatttatttattttcattttatgaaATGATATCGTGGATTTTGGTTAAATTTTTTACCGTGCGTTCACAGGTTGTGAAGTTTATAACTTGGGAACTGGAAAGGGGACATCGGTTTTGGAGATGGTCAAAGCTTTTGAAAATGCCTCTGGAAAGGTAACAGGCTATTGTTCTGTTTCTCCTCTATGATCTGTTGTTAACTTGTTACTCTTTTTGTCTTGTGAAATTTCCAACTTGAATTTGGTGCCACTGAGCCGTGCATGCTCATTTATTTAATCATTTTCTCCCTTCGGTGTTTGGAATGAAAGTAGTGTGATTAagttagatgtgattaaaaaataattaaatattatatacagtaaaaaattgctattattaaaggataaaattaaaatttatttctatgtatcgtttttgtccccaacgtttttgttctatttaagtccttaacgtttcaaaatcgtctcaattttgtcccgccgtcaattctgataacgatccctaacggcaggacaacattgagtcaattttgaaacgttagggatttaaataggacgattaaaacgttagggacaactttgggacttaccccaaacgttagggacaaaaatgatactttactctttataaCTATAATCTCATTCACTAATGGTTGTTGTTATTACCATGTAGAATGCGAGTTTTGAGTTTGATCACCTTGTCAAGGCTAATAGCCAAGCTGTTGCTGGCCTTATTACATTACTTTTATGGCACGCTCGGGAGATAATGCGTCTCAAACCTTTTATGCCAGAGTGTGGAAAAAAATATGTAATCAGGGAACAGAAGTCTGGTGTTGTGTGATGGCAACTGAGCAGGTATCATcatgatttatttttattcatctttAGCGTGTATCTTGTGACATGAGATATCTAGTCAAGTTTTGTAAGATGGTACCGAATTAGGTACCAACATTGCGACCATCGTGATTTATCTGATCTTGATAGTGTATCTCATGGCATTTCGTTTTAGTTATGACTTTGTTGATTGTGTATGGATGCATTTTACTTTGATAATGCTGTTTGCATAAGGTTTGCATACATTGTGATTCAGATAATTATTTGTGATTGTTAAGTTGCTTGCATGACTAATCATAAGTTATTGCCTATCATAAAATCATCAAAACATAAGTGATAttgcttctatttttttttgtcaagatattttattttatttagtttggtaaaacttttacttttcaaaagtagcttataaaagttaattttcaaaatatagcttttaaaagttgtagcctttatgtttggtaaattaaattagagatgTTTTTTAATAAGCACAAACAATAAATAcgtttggtaaaataatttttaaaaatagatatttatgtaagaattaaatttaaatattaattaatgtataaaGTTATATTAGACCTTTTAATTTTAGTAAGTACAAGTCATGTTTGAAGAAAGCACTtcaaaaaactttaccaaaccaagcataATCTTCTCGTATATATTGATAATTGACTAATTGTtgacaaataaaaattaagaatgtatttcattgttttgattgagtattgtatttaaatattttctCCCTACTTTTCATGTGGTTAGTCTATTTCTCTGCATTGATTGTTTGCATTGTAGTTAATGTAACATGCTGAgattctcttttaatttatttatacagGAAGCTGGTACATCTCGGGTGTAAGTTGCAGAGACAAGTCTAAGAAGTGAAATTAGAAGTTAGTGAGATATTGTTTTTAGCTCAATTAGAAAGTGCAATCTGAGCTGAGCTCATCTACAAGCTGAGGTTCACCACCCTTAGCTTCTTTTAGCCATTTCCTCTCTTCTCTGTTGACTCACACTACCTCATTCTTCCTGTAATCTCGTTCAATCTTCAGTCCTCTTCTGCTATCTTTTCTCTTTTCCTCAACTGTTCTTGTTCTTGATAGGGGTGAGTACgggtcggtttggttcgggtttaaggggaaattagaaccaaaccgatcaaaatgtaattagttcggtttggtttggatttgtatttttttgtgtatgtacccgaatcaaaccaaaccgattaagaacggattggttcggttcggataattgggtatccgatgactttgaaattcacccaaattttattttaaaaattcaacaagtacaataaacatgtaacatcaatataaataatctaaacatgttaaacactaaatacattaaaaactaaactcattaagatccaaacatattaatagtgaataatctcACAAAAAGtcactaaaaattatatatatttttttatttaattaatatataatcggGTTCACGGGATGGTTCGGATTTTGCACCTCCATAACCGATATCCGAACCAATTACTAACAAAGGccattggtttggttcggattggACCCGATTATCCGTTGAttccagaaccaatttaattgattCGGTTCGGGTTCGGACAGGTAATCGAGTACCCACTATCTGTGCTTATCCCTAGTTCTTGATTTCTAAAACCAAAAGTTCTTGATTTTAACACAACtacacatgattttttttttatttttggtcaaACAACACTCACACACACATTCCACACACACACACTAACTTAGTAACTCCTCTAGGATTCGATCTTGGTGTGGCTTCGTTTGAGGCAAACATCTTTGCCACTATGTAGTATAtacatactcttttttttttttttttggtcaagtggaTTGGACAGCTCCTAATCCTAGGTATTACACCCATGCATTATATACTCACGCACACTACATGAGGGTACACACAAATGGTTCAATATTCCTCCAGGAGGATTTGAACCCGGTGCAGTTCTATGGGAGGCAATCTAATTGCCATCTGACCCAGGCCTCGGCTGCGTATATACATACTCTAATACGAGTGAGTTTTAGCAtgaggcttttttttttttttttggtcatgagCATGAGGCTCATCTGGAAAGGATCAAGCGGATCTGGGTGCGCTGTATCAATATTGACACCACTTGGTTTTAGACTTGTAATTGGCagtatcctttttttttttggacacgTTATTGGCATTATCTGGTTTTATGGACTTTGTATGTGCTTCCAATATGAACCCATGTTGAAATAGATAAAAGTTTGAAGGCAAAAATCCAAATTGCCAAAACGtgttaacatttttttttctttttttttttcaccaggCATTTCAGTCAAAAATCCAATTATGACtaactagcggctcaacaggcacgaCTGCTTGTTCAGCTACTTTTCtattgagttaaaaaaatatttttatatttttatttttaaaattataaatttaatatcaataattaaaaaataaaatattttaagttatttaatatatataaaaggaataaaacaattaatttaaattaaaaaataattttgttgttatgatgtataattttttaatataaaaatttattaatattatttacaaattaattatttatatattaaatttatttattttctcaatcttatttaatttaaaataaattttaaaatttatattcatattcaaaatatttttttatacataattctaatagataaaaaattatttttttaatcttatattgaatatttttaattatttttaattttattattatttcaaaattataattttattttgattatatcatctcatcatattatataccattattttctcctattatttttttacatgtaTAACTATTATTGTCTCGCCGTCACTATTATGttatcttgttttatttttcttttttgttttcttcttctattaaccCCGACCGCAATCAATTACCATCATATCATATTACCATTATCGCAACTCTCATTTTTGTTTATCACTTTGATCCATATATATCCATTGTATTAACTTTTGAGTTGTTAAAGATTTatcaaaagaattattttttgtttgatttagatatctagatgtataactattataaagatacttatttttcatacttacttattaagtcatattttattatttttttaaaaaaaattaagatatcaagcattcaaaaaatttgtatagaataattaaataaaaaataaaaaaaatattagttatttaatttctttaatatatagaataattgaatatagaataattgaatttaaattaatttaggtatAATACTAAAATCATTATGTTGTTACCATGtgtaacaatgaagataaaatttataaa is drawn from Arachis hypogaea cultivar Tifrunner chromosome 12, arahy.Tifrunner.gnm2.J5K5, whole genome shotgun sequence and contains these coding sequences:
- the LOC112727578 gene encoding uncharacterized protein, giving the protein MSHYLWLVLLIFSLENCEQSSLLEVRDYIHVVDLADGHIAALNKLEDPKIGCEVYNLGTGKGTSVLEMVKAFENASGKNASFEFDHLVKANSQAVAGLITLLLWHAREIMRLKPFMPECGKKYVIREQKSGVV